From Ramlibacter tataouinensis, the proteins below share one genomic window:
- the msrA gene encoding peptide-methionine (S)-S-oxide reductase MsrA, with protein sequence MTRHSFATAALAIAASSLAFAAEQAVPLPAPAHDVTSTAATETAVFAGGCFWGVQAVFQHTQGVLNAVSGYAGGDQATAHYAVVGSGLTGHAESVQVTYDPKQVSYGTLMRVFFSVAHDPTQWNRQGPDSGPQYRSAIFFATPQQKDAAEKYIAQLETAKAYPKKIVTQVAPLKGFYPAEAYHQDYATLHPDSPYIARFDLPKIANLKAAMPKLYRAKPVLVSQTKG encoded by the coding sequence ATGACACGACATTCTTTTGCAACCGCCGCCCTCGCGATCGCCGCATCCAGCCTCGCCTTCGCCGCCGAGCAAGCGGTGCCCTTGCCGGCGCCCGCACACGATGTCACCAGCACCGCGGCCACGGAGACGGCCGTCTTCGCCGGCGGCTGCTTCTGGGGCGTGCAGGCGGTGTTCCAGCACACCCAGGGCGTGCTCAATGCGGTGTCGGGCTATGCGGGCGGCGACCAGGCCACGGCGCACTACGCGGTCGTCGGCTCGGGCCTGACGGGCCATGCCGAGTCCGTGCAGGTCACCTATGACCCCAAGCAGGTTTCGTACGGCACGCTGATGCGGGTGTTTTTCTCGGTGGCCCACGACCCCACACAATGGAACCGCCAGGGGCCGGATAGCGGCCCGCAATACCGCTCGGCCATCTTCTTCGCGACGCCGCAGCAGAAGGACGCGGCGGAGAAGTACATCGCGCAGCTCGAGACCGCGAAGGCCTACCCGAAGAAGATCGTGACCCAGGTCGCGCCGCTCAAGGGCTTCTACCCGGCCGAGGCCTACCACCAGGACTACGCCACGCTGCATCCCGATTCGCCGTACATCGCGAGGTTCGACCTGCCGAAGATCGCGAACCTCAAAGCGGCGATGCCGAAGCTCTATCGCGCCAAGCCGGTGCTGGTCTCGCAGACGAAAGGCTGA
- a CDS encoding alpha/beta hydrolase family protein — protein sequence MTTRADLVAIPVDGKHLAGTLVQPDAMVPGVVLVHGWDGSQEEYVERAHGIASMGCICLTFDLRGHAAHRADRDKVSREENLRDLLAAYDLLATQPGVDPNAIAVVGSSYGGYLAALLTSMRDIRWLALRVPALYEDADWQVPKSQLERDRLNALRRTRLHPTENRALAACSEFQGDVLIVESEDDWVVPHQTIQNYVEAFSMAQSVTYRVIATADHGLSEKDWQLTYTSLLTNWMKEMLMLNASAGRAGPEASSPSATESAVPED from the coding sequence ATGACAACCCGCGCTGACCTGGTCGCGATCCCGGTGGACGGCAAGCACCTCGCCGGCACCCTGGTGCAGCCGGACGCCATGGTGCCGGGCGTTGTGCTCGTGCACGGCTGGGACGGCAGCCAGGAGGAGTACGTCGAGCGAGCCCACGGGATCGCCAGCATGGGCTGCATCTGCCTGACCTTCGATCTGCGGGGGCACGCGGCCCACCGGGCCGATCGCGACAAGGTCTCGCGCGAGGAGAACCTGCGCGATCTCCTGGCCGCGTACGATCTGCTGGCCACCCAGCCCGGAGTCGACCCGAATGCGATTGCAGTGGTGGGCAGCAGCTATGGCGGCTACCTGGCGGCCCTGTTGACGTCCATGCGCGACATCCGCTGGCTCGCGTTGCGCGTGCCCGCGCTCTATGAGGATGCCGACTGGCAGGTTCCGAAAAGTCAGCTGGAGCGCGACCGCCTGAACGCGCTGCGACGGACCAGGCTGCATCCCACGGAGAACCGGGCATTGGCAGCGTGTTCGGAGTTCCAGGGGGATGTGCTCATCGTCGAGTCCGAGGACGATTGGGTCGTGCCGCACCAGACCATCCAGAACTACGTGGAGGCTTTCTCCATGGCGCAATCGGTCACGTACCGCGTCATTGCCACTGCCGACCACGGCCTGAGCGAAAAGGATTGGCAGCTGACGTACACGTCTTTGCTGACCAACTGGATGAAGGAAATGCTGATGTTGAACGCGAGCGCGGGCAGGGCCGGGCCCGAGGCAAGTTCGCCAAGCGCCACTGAAAGCGCCGTGCCCGAAGACTGA
- a CDS encoding helix-turn-helix transcriptional regulator encodes MAKASSASDRAQRQVLDACRQATTPAGLFTAVQQALQPQLPVDRWCAMTLDPATSLPTGGVHERGFSPAGGQRLLHLEFGGPDDAIKLAALARGKTAVNTLSAATQGRVETSARFREVLAPEGIRHELRAVFRDAHGPWAAMVLLRAGDRPDFDAGEVELLAAVNEPVTRALRRLLLLAEMHAHADPGAPALILLERADPQAGADSGLRVRHASATAQHWIEQVDDSSAGPLPYALYSLAINASRDGHAVARIRTRAGRWLTAHAEAAAPSEAISLILQPSRPHEIAQVLTGAYGLTAREAEVARLVAAGCGNEEIAKLLFVSRYTVEDHLKKCYEKLGVRSRSELVSRLFFDQYLPRTKDEIALDGTGWFL; translated from the coding sequence ATGGCCAAGGCGAGCTCCGCGTCCGATCGAGCCCAGCGGCAGGTGCTCGACGCCTGCCGGCAGGCGACGACGCCGGCCGGGCTGTTCACCGCCGTGCAGCAGGCACTGCAGCCGCAGCTGCCGGTGGATCGCTGGTGCGCGATGACGCTCGACCCCGCGACCTCGCTGCCGACCGGCGGCGTGCACGAGCGCGGCTTCAGCCCGGCAGGCGGGCAGCGCCTGCTGCATCTCGAATTCGGCGGACCGGATGACGCGATCAAGCTGGCCGCGCTGGCGCGTGGCAAGACGGCCGTGAACACGCTGTCGGCGGCCACCCAGGGCCGCGTCGAAACGAGCGCGCGCTTTCGCGAAGTGCTCGCGCCGGAAGGCATCCGGCACGAGCTGCGCGCCGTGTTCCGCGACGCGCACGGTCCGTGGGCGGCCATGGTCCTGCTGCGCGCGGGCGACCGCCCGGATTTCGACGCCGGCGAAGTCGAGCTGCTGGCGGCGGTCAACGAGCCGGTCACGCGGGCGCTGCGGCGCCTGCTGCTGCTGGCCGAGATGCATGCGCACGCCGACCCAGGAGCGCCGGCGCTGATCCTGCTCGAGCGCGCCGACCCGCAGGCCGGAGCGGACAGCGGCTTGCGTGTGCGGCATGCAAGCGCCACCGCGCAGCACTGGATCGAACAGGTCGACGACAGCAGCGCCGGGCCGCTGCCCTATGCGCTGTATTCCCTCGCCATCAACGCCAGCCGCGACGGCCACGCCGTGGCGCGCATCCGCACCCGCGCCGGGCGCTGGCTCACCGCGCATGCGGAGGCGGCCGCGCCCTCCGAGGCCATCTCGCTCATCCTGCAGCCCAGCCGGCCGCACGAGATTGCGCAGGTCCTGACCGGCGCGTACGGCCTCACGGCGCGCGAGGCGGAAGTCGCGCGGCTGGTCGCGGCGGGCTGCGGCAACGAAGAGATCGCGAAGCTGCTGTTCGTCAGCCGCTACACGGTGGAGGACCACCTGAAGAAGTGCTACGAGAAGCTGGGCGTGCGCAGCCGCAGCGAGCTCGTGTCGCGGCTGTTCTTCGACCAGTACCTGCCGCGCACGAAGGACGAGATCGCCCTCGACGGAACCGGCTGGTTCCTATAG
- a CDS encoding DUF3182 family protein, producing the protein MNGIEQSRRLPPVVYAHVSDVATTAEHERSSLLGFAARLAALLRSEDGGLHGGGGQGYFVPISTLTTAEAAQLGITCVDDLFGGVVPHSFVASKAISHPLVGSGAAAVIGWNDAFAPAIEDIVLPGFTVFAVDDARIAAERLLARGPLRVKKTRANAGRGQFVASDLASLETVLRALDPDETAQHGLVLEENLCEMSTFSVGQVRVPRLMASYVGTQRQTRNNRGATVYGGSDLMLVRGGFDELLEVVASPEIRQAIAQAMRFHVAAQACFPGLYMSRANYDILMGRDAQGAQRSAVLEQSWRVGGATGAEIAALEVFLADPAKRRVRASCFEIFGASPLPPPHAVVYFRGIDPDAGALTKYTVLRPDDNPR; encoded by the coding sequence ATGAACGGCATCGAGCAATCCAGGCGCCTCCCTCCCGTCGTGTATGCGCATGTGTCCGATGTGGCAACAACAGCGGAGCACGAGCGCAGTTCTCTGCTGGGCTTCGCAGCGCGACTGGCGGCATTGCTCCGATCCGAAGATGGCGGCCTGCACGGGGGCGGCGGGCAAGGATACTTCGTCCCCATCAGCACGCTGACGACCGCCGAGGCCGCGCAACTCGGCATCACCTGCGTCGACGACTTGTTCGGTGGCGTCGTGCCTCATTCATTCGTCGCCTCCAAGGCGATCAGCCATCCGCTCGTGGGCTCCGGCGCTGCCGCGGTGATCGGCTGGAACGACGCCTTCGCCCCGGCGATCGAGGACATCGTCCTTCCCGGCTTTACCGTTTTCGCCGTGGACGACGCGCGCATCGCGGCCGAGCGCTTGCTTGCGCGCGGACCCCTGCGCGTGAAGAAAACACGAGCCAATGCGGGGCGCGGTCAGTTCGTGGCATCGGACCTGGCATCGCTCGAAACGGTGCTGCGCGCACTCGACCCGGACGAGACCGCCCAGCACGGGCTCGTGCTCGAGGAAAACTTGTGTGAAATGAGCACCTTCAGCGTCGGGCAGGTCAGGGTACCCCGGCTCATGGCCAGCTATGTCGGCACCCAGCGGCAGACCCGAAACAACCGCGGCGCGACGGTGTACGGCGGCTCCGATCTCATGCTCGTGCGGGGCGGATTCGACGAGCTGCTTGAGGTGGTTGCCAGTCCGGAGATCCGCCAGGCCATAGCACAGGCGATGCGATTTCACGTGGCCGCACAGGCGTGCTTTCCCGGCCTGTACATGTCACGCGCCAACTACGACATCCTGATGGGACGAGATGCACAGGGCGCGCAGCGCTCCGCCGTGCTGGAACAATCCTGGCGCGTGGGAGGCGCCACCGGTGCCGAGATCGCGGCGCTCGAGGTTTTTCTCGCGGATCCGGCGAAGCGCCGGGTGCGTGCGTCCTGCTTCGAGATCTTTGGCGCAAGCCCGCTGCCGCCGCCGCATGCCGTGGTGTATTTCCGGGGCATCGATCCCGACGCCGGCGCGCTGACCAAGTACACGGTGCTTCGACCCGATGACAACCCGCGCTGA
- a CDS encoding FAD-binding oxidoreductase, translating to MNTPTTFIASRTASLLGEVLRPGDAGYDASRALWNGAIDRRPAFIVRCRSTREVAAAVRFAADNGLLLAVKGGGHSIPGWSVCEGGLMIDLSPMKAVHVDAQQRIATAEPGLLLREYDAATQAHGLASPGGEISHTGVAGLTLGGGLGWLSRKYGLACDNLIEAEVVLADGSVAVASERQNAELFWALRGGGGNFGVVTKFSFRLQPVAPMFAGFVMYPAAQAPEVLAHYERLTRSAPDELSLMTALLSAPPAPFVPPALHFQPVVGIAACYVGPVEEGERVLQAVRGFGQPAVDTFGVQPYTAIQQWFDASVPHGLHYHCRSEWLKPLEDGALQALARAATERSSPMSQVLVRHMGGATARVDPAATAFRFRDVRHILTVAACWEPGDLRAEEHRQWCRDAWAGLRPWSAGGSYVNHLTEEGADRTREAYGAETWDRLVAAKRRYDPANLFRMNQNIDPGI from the coding sequence ATGAACACGCCCACCACCTTCATCGCTTCCCGCACCGCCAGCCTGCTCGGCGAGGTGCTCCGACCCGGGGATGCCGGGTATGACGCCTCGCGCGCCCTCTGGAACGGCGCGATCGACCGCCGCCCGGCGTTCATCGTGCGCTGCCGCAGCACGCGTGAAGTCGCCGCCGCCGTACGCTTCGCCGCCGACAACGGCCTGCTGCTTGCCGTGAAGGGCGGCGGCCACAGCATCCCCGGCTGGTCCGTTTGCGAGGGCGGGCTCATGATCGATCTCTCGCCGATGAAGGCGGTGCACGTCGATGCGCAGCAGCGCATCGCCACGGCCGAGCCGGGGCTGCTGCTGCGCGAGTACGACGCGGCGACCCAGGCGCACGGCCTCGCGTCCCCGGGCGGCGAGATCTCGCACACCGGCGTGGCTGGGCTGACGCTCGGCGGCGGGCTGGGCTGGCTCTCGCGCAAGTACGGCCTGGCCTGCGACAACCTCATCGAGGCGGAAGTGGTGCTCGCCGATGGCTCAGTCGCGGTGGCCAGCGAGCGGCAGAACGCGGAGCTGTTCTGGGCACTGCGCGGCGGCGGCGGCAATTTCGGCGTGGTCACGAAGTTCAGTTTCCGCCTGCAGCCCGTCGCGCCGATGTTCGCGGGCTTCGTGATGTACCCGGCGGCGCAGGCGCCCGAAGTGCTGGCGCACTACGAGCGGCTCACGCGCAGTGCACCTGATGAGCTTTCGCTGATGACCGCGCTGCTGAGCGCGCCGCCGGCACCCTTCGTGCCGCCAGCGCTGCACTTCCAGCCGGTCGTGGGCATCGCGGCCTGCTACGTGGGGCCCGTCGAGGAGGGAGAAAGGGTACTGCAGGCGGTGCGCGGCTTCGGGCAGCCGGCCGTGGACACCTTCGGCGTGCAGCCGTACACGGCGATCCAGCAGTGGTTCGACGCCAGCGTGCCGCACGGCCTGCACTACCACTGCCGCTCGGAGTGGCTCAAGCCGCTGGAGGACGGCGCGCTGCAGGCGCTGGCGCGGGCTGCCACGGAGCGCAGCTCGCCGATGTCGCAGGTGCTGGTGCGGCACATGGGCGGCGCCACCGCGCGCGTCGATCCGGCGGCGACCGCCTTCCGCTTCCGCGACGTGCGCCACATCCTCACGGTGGCGGCGTGCTGGGAGCCTGGCGATCTCCGCGCGGAAGAGCACCGGCAGTGGTGCCGCGATGCCTGGGCCGGGCTGCGCCCGTGGTCGGCCGGCGGCAGCTACGTGAACCACCTCACCGAGGAAGGCGCGGATCGAACCCGCGAAGCCTATGGCGCGGAAACCTGGGACCGGCTGGTGGCCGCCAAGCGCAGGTACGACCCGGCCAACCTGTTCCGGATGAACCAGAACATCGATCCGGGGATCTGA
- a CDS encoding carboxymuconolactone decarboxylase family protein, giving the protein MFIAAPEDSAETGKLYKSSTDSQGFVMNLMRAWAWRPEVFDGFTALRSQLTSKSSLSKRELAVLVCAGASELGDSYCSLALGKTLAREAGATAAAAVIANKAAEELTERDRALAAWARKMVANPNATTPADVDALRQAGLSEREIFEATVFVAFRQAFSSVNDALGLSPDRILAEQVPPEVRAAVTYGRPVADV; this is encoded by the coding sequence ATGTTCATCGCCGCACCCGAAGACTCCGCGGAGACCGGGAAGTTGTACAAGTCCAGCACGGACTCGCAAGGCTTCGTCATGAACCTGATGCGGGCCTGGGCTTGGCGCCCCGAGGTCTTCGACGGCTTCACGGCCCTGCGCAGCCAGCTCACGAGCAAGTCTTCGCTGAGCAAGCGCGAACTGGCGGTCCTGGTGTGTGCGGGAGCTTCTGAACTCGGCGACTCGTACTGCTCGCTGGCTTTGGGCAAGACACTGGCACGCGAGGCCGGCGCGACGGCCGCCGCCGCAGTGATCGCGAACAAGGCGGCCGAAGAGCTGACCGAGCGCGATCGCGCCCTGGCCGCCTGGGCGCGCAAGATGGTCGCGAACCCGAACGCCACGACACCGGCGGACGTCGATGCCTTGCGCCAGGCCGGCCTCAGTGAAAGAGAAATTTTCGAGGCCACGGTGTTCGTGGCATTCCGGCAGGCCTTTTCCAGCGTCAACGACGCGCTCGGCTTGAGTCCGGACCGGATATTGGCCGAGCAGGTCCCCCCGGAAGTACGCGCAGCGGTCACCTACGGCCGTCCCGTTGCCGATGTTTAG
- a CDS encoding SDR family oxidoreductase — protein MKTVLITGCSSGYGLETARHFHARGWNVVATMRTPRDDLFPASPRMRVVPLDVTKPSSIAAALEASGPIDVLVNNAGIGLFGAFEATPMATARELFETNTFGVMAMTQAVLPLFRGRKSGTIVNVTSSATLAPMPMVAVYTASKTAIEGFTASLAHELAAFQVRAKLVEPGYAPTTRLTENGGERMRGLIPESYAPFAQSIFDALAQTAAVTTESDVAEAVWRAANDTSGQLRFPAGADAVALAAGVSS, from the coding sequence ATGAAAACCGTCCTGATCACCGGCTGCTCGTCTGGCTACGGCCTGGAGACCGCGCGCCACTTCCACGCCCGGGGCTGGAACGTGGTCGCCACCATGCGCACGCCGCGCGACGACCTCTTCCCGGCTTCACCCCGCATGCGCGTGGTGCCGCTCGATGTGACCAAGCCCTCGAGCATCGCCGCCGCGCTCGAAGCGAGTGGCCCCATCGATGTGCTCGTCAACAACGCCGGCATCGGTCTCTTCGGCGCGTTCGAGGCGACGCCGATGGCGACTGCGCGCGAGCTCTTCGAGACGAACACTTTCGGCGTGATGGCGATGACGCAGGCCGTGTTGCCCCTGTTCCGTGGCCGGAAGTCCGGCACGATCGTGAACGTGACGTCGAGCGCGACGCTGGCGCCGATGCCGATGGTCGCCGTCTACACCGCCAGCAAGACAGCCATCGAGGGATTCACTGCCTCGCTCGCCCATGAACTCGCCGCCTTCCAGGTTCGGGCGAAGCTGGTCGAGCCGGGGTACGCGCCCACGACCCGCTTAACCGAAAACGGCGGTGAGCGCATGCGAGGCTTGATTCCCGAGTCGTATGCGCCATTCGCGCAATCCATCTTCGATGCGTTGGCGCAGACGGCGGCGGTGACCACGGAGAGTGACGTCGCCGAGGCCGTGTGGCGCGCGGCGAACGACACGTCGGGACAGCTGCGGTTTCCTGCGGGGGCGGACGCAGTTGCACTGGCCGCGGGCGTGTCGTCGTGA
- a CDS encoding alpha/beta fold hydrolase yields the protein MNSPATPPSRPTPADPDLAEQARPGHGVPSQDPSPAAQVPLQPEEAERESKSALMGGGVLAGAATGAATGAAVAGPVGVVVGGAAGAVAGALGAAAAGSMMNPNDSVVRLHIEDSGGPGRPVVLIHGWPLSAQAWEPQVSVLRAAGYRVVAYDRRGFGRSDKPESGYDYEALADDLQRVMEQCGLQDATLVGFSMGGGEVARYIARHGQTRLHSVVFAAAIPPYLMKTGDNPEGPLGPEKAQQMAQSLEQDRSAFFNQFTRDFFSANGALQVTEPLRGEAVALCHQSAQHAALACMESFATTDFREDLKMIKVPTLVIHGDSDAIVPVEGSGLRTHSAVPHSQLVLVNGAPHGLNVSHAQAFNEALLSFLRA from the coding sequence ATGAACTCACCCGCCACCCCTCCGTCCCGCCCGACGCCGGCCGACCCGGACCTGGCCGAGCAAGCCCGCCCCGGCCACGGCGTTCCGTCGCAGGATCCCAGTCCCGCGGCACAGGTTCCACTGCAACCCGAAGAGGCTGAGCGCGAGTCGAAGTCGGCACTGATGGGTGGCGGCGTGTTGGCCGGCGCTGCCACCGGCGCTGCCACCGGCGCCGCGGTGGCCGGTCCGGTCGGTGTGGTCGTGGGCGGCGCTGCGGGTGCCGTCGCGGGCGCACTGGGCGCCGCTGCGGCCGGCAGCATGATGAACCCGAATGACTCCGTGGTGCGCCTGCACATCGAGGATAGCGGTGGCCCCGGCCGACCCGTGGTGTTGATCCATGGATGGCCGCTGTCCGCCCAGGCCTGGGAGCCGCAGGTTTCCGTGTTGCGCGCCGCCGGCTACCGCGTGGTGGCCTATGACCGACGAGGCTTTGGTAGGTCGGACAAGCCGGAGTCCGGATACGACTACGAGGCGCTGGCCGACGATCTGCAGCGCGTCATGGAGCAATGCGGGCTACAGGACGCGACCCTGGTGGGCTTCTCGATGGGCGGCGGCGAAGTCGCACGCTACATCGCACGCCACGGCCAAACGCGCCTGCACAGCGTGGTGTTTGCCGCGGCCATACCGCCCTACCTGATGAAGACGGGCGACAACCCCGAAGGCCCGCTCGGCCCCGAGAAGGCGCAACAGATGGCGCAATCGCTCGAGCAGGACCGCAGTGCCTTCTTCAACCAGTTCACCCGGGACTTCTTCTCGGCCAACGGCGCACTGCAGGTCACGGAGCCGCTGCGCGGCGAGGCGGTCGCGCTGTGCCACCAGTCTGCACAGCATGCGGCGCTGGCCTGCATGGAATCGTTCGCCACCACCGACTTCCGCGAAGACCTGAAGATGATCAAGGTGCCCACGCTGGTGATTCACGGCGACTCGGATGCGATCGTGCCGGTCGAGGGCTCGGGCCTGCGCACGCACTCTGCCGTCCCGCACAGCCAACTGGTGCTGGTCAACGGTGCGCCGCACGGCTTGAACGTGTCGCACGCACAGGCATTCAACGAGGCCTTGCTGTCGTTCCTGCGGGCGTAA
- a CDS encoding AraC family transcriptional regulator, with the protein MAIDPLSEVIALLSPRTVFSKVISGAGRWAVRYSDFGQPSFCAVLDGSCLLAVDRQQPLTLGAGDFVLLPATPSFTMTSFEPGTPVHIDPRAAAAGTGEVRHGTRGGRPDVRMLGGYFEFDSPDSALLVSLLPAVLHVRGSESLPLLVGLVREESLDRRPGRDLVLTRLVEVLLIEALRATPAEQATPGLLRGLADRRLAVAFRHMHGDPARAWTVEQLAQKSALSRSAFFERFTRAVGLPPMEYLLAWRMAVAKRLLRRKDLAIAEVAERVGYGSASTFSTAFSRHVGQPPGQYARTP; encoded by the coding sequence ATGGCCATCGACCCGCTGTCGGAAGTGATCGCGCTGCTCAGTCCGCGGACGGTGTTCTCCAAGGTGATCAGTGGCGCAGGCCGGTGGGCCGTGCGCTATTCGGACTTCGGCCAGCCGAGCTTCTGCGCCGTGCTCGACGGCAGCTGCCTGCTCGCGGTGGACCGACAGCAACCCCTCACGCTGGGGGCCGGCGACTTCGTGCTTCTCCCTGCTACGCCCAGCTTCACCATGACCAGCTTCGAGCCCGGGACACCCGTGCACATCGATCCGCGGGCCGCGGCCGCGGGCACTGGCGAAGTCCGGCACGGCACGCGCGGCGGCCGCCCCGACGTGCGGATGCTCGGCGGCTATTTCGAGTTCGACTCGCCGGACTCCGCGTTGCTCGTGTCGCTGCTCCCCGCCGTGTTGCATGTGCGTGGCTCGGAAAGTCTGCCACTGCTGGTCGGGCTTGTCCGGGAGGAGTCGCTGGACCGGCGGCCGGGGCGCGACCTCGTGCTCACCCGCCTGGTGGAAGTGCTGCTCATCGAAGCGCTGCGAGCCACGCCGGCAGAACAGGCCACACCGGGACTCTTGCGCGGCTTGGCCGACAGGCGCCTCGCCGTCGCGTTCCGGCACATGCACGGTGACCCTGCGCGGGCCTGGACCGTGGAGCAGCTGGCGCAGAAGAGCGCGCTATCGCGCTCGGCGTTCTTCGAACGTTTCACCCGTGCTGTGGGCCTGCCGCCGATGGAGTACCTGCTGGCCTGGCGGATGGCGGTGGCGAAGAGACTTCTTCGCCGGAAGGATCTGGCGATTGCCGAAGTCGCCGAGCGGGTCGGCTACGGGTCGGCCAGCACGTTCAGCACCGCATTCAGCCGGCACGTGGGCCAGCCGCCGGGCCAGTACGCGCGCACGCCTTGA
- a CDS encoding DUF4286 family protein has product MALLGRAALAMWWDMAPAMRSEFQQWHSQEHFPERLALPGFLRATRWASADGGEGFFVMYEVADLGALESPEYLARLNAPTPWSTQLMPHHRNMVRCMSTVVESHGAGVARHALTIRSKEGRAEGDADLQRWREAAGRWCDQPGVAGVHLLHTQKLTLDVTAEQRIRGLADRTVDAILVACAWESEALTEMQASLQSAWPEASFARYELAMSRHASEVGQPGQR; this is encoded by the coding sequence ATGGCACTTCTCGGCCGCGCGGCACTCGCCATGTGGTGGGACATGGCACCGGCGATGCGCAGCGAGTTCCAGCAGTGGCATTCGCAGGAGCACTTCCCGGAGCGCCTGGCGCTTCCGGGATTCCTGCGCGCCACCCGCTGGGCCAGCGCCGATGGCGGGGAGGGCTTCTTCGTGATGTATGAGGTCGCGGACCTGGGGGCGCTGGAGTCCCCCGAGTACCTTGCGCGCCTGAACGCGCCTACGCCATGGTCGACCCAGCTGATGCCGCATCATCGCAACATGGTGCGCTGCATGAGCACGGTGGTGGAGAGCCACGGCGCCGGGGTGGCCCGCCACGCGCTCACGATCCGCAGCAAGGAGGGGCGGGCCGAGGGCGACGCCGACCTCCAGCGCTGGCGCGAGGCGGCGGGGCGCTGGTGCGATCAGCCCGGTGTGGCCGGCGTGCACCTGTTGCACACGCAGAAGCTCACGCTGGACGTCACCGCCGAGCAAAGGATCCGCGGCCTGGCGGATCGCACGGTCGACGCCATCCTGGTCGCTTGCGCCTGGGAGTCCGAGGCCCTGACGGAAATGCAGGCGAGTCTCCAGTCAGCGTGGCCTGAAGCGAGCTTCGCGCGCTACGAGCTGGCGATGTCCCGGCACGCGAGTGAAGTCGGCCAGCCCGGCCAGCGCTGA
- a CDS encoding CsbD family protein — protein sequence MNEDRVEGAWKQVKGKVKEQWGKLTDDDLDVIAGKRDQLLGRIQQRHGLAKDEADRQVKDWERRNPDYKLEK from the coding sequence ATGAACGAAGATCGAGTGGAAGGTGCCTGGAAGCAGGTCAAGGGAAAGGTCAAGGAACAGTGGGGCAAGCTCACCGACGATGACCTGGATGTGATTGCGGGCAAGCGTGACCAGCTGTTGGGACGCATTCAGCAACGCCACGGCTTGGCCAAGGACGAGGCCGACCGGCAGGTCAAGGATTGGGAGCGGCGCAACCCCGACTACAAACTCGAAAAGTAG